The Deltaproteobacteria bacterium genome segment TCGACGATCGGGATCACCCGATCATAATTCATCCGCGTCGGCCCGATGACCCCCAAAGTTCCTATGGGATAATCTCCTTTGGTATAAGAGGCGGTGATGACGCTGCACCCTCCCATCTCATTGATCTGGGTTTCCGAACCGATAAAGATTTGAATACCGCTGGCATTAATGCTTTTTTCCAGGAGTCGGATTAAAATGCTTTTCTCTTCAAAGGCCTTAAAAAGATCCCTTAAGGTTTCGATCTGACTGAATTCCGGATACTGCATCAGATTGGTCCGGCCTTCAATATACACCTCACCGACCGATTCCTCCTCAAAGGCCTGGTTGGAAATTTCCAGGGCCCTGGACAACAAGGCATCAAAGTCATCCTTGTCTTTTTTCATTTCATCCAATATTTTTTGTTTCACCTGTTCCAGGGTCAGGTTACTGAGTAATTCATTCAGGTACTGGGTTAATCGATCCAATTCGGGTTGATACAGGTTGTCCTCGATTTCAATGATCTTATTCTGAACTAAACCGGCTTCAGTAACCAGGACCATTAATACCAGATTGTCTCGCAGGCGGATAAATTCTATATGTTTAAAAACGGTTGCCGAGGATTTGGGCCGGGAAACGACGGCGGCCTGTTCGGTCACAACGGCTAACATTTTGGAGGTGGTTTTTAACAATTCTTCCACTTCCTGGTTGCTTTCTCTTAAGTAATTTTGAATCCTCAGCTTTTCTGCTTCGGCCAAAGGGCGGAGTTCCAGAATGGAATTAATGTAAAAACGCAACCCTGTTTCAGTGGGCACCCTACCGGCTGAGACATGCGGATGGGTGATCAACCCGATGTCTTCCAGATCGGCCATGATATTCCGAATAGTGGCCGGACTCAACCGGATATCATTTTTTTTGGATATGGCCCGGGAACCGACCGGTTCGGCCGTCTCAATATAATCCCTGATGATAGCATTTAAAACGGAACGACCCCTTTGAGTCAGAACTATAGTCATGTTAAACTCTTAAATCTTAAAATATTGGGCGAAAATTTATCCTAAATCTAATTACCGATGAAGACTTTGTCAAGCTTAAAGGATTAAATTTAGGAGCTAAGACGCTCCTGGGGCGGTCCATCCTTGACAAAATCAAGAATACCCATTATGTTAAAAACACCTCGAGACCAAGGTATCAAGATTGTAATGGAAGGGGCATCCAAATAATGGACGAAAAAAAAACCACCTGTCCCCATTGCGGGCAGAAGATGAAAAAATGGAAGACCCCCGCGGCTTCCACCTGGGGGACGGAATTTCAATATATTTGCTTCAATGATGAATGTCCTTATTTTGTCCGGGGCTGGGACTGGACCATGAAGACCATGAAAGCCAATGCTTCCTACCGGCACAGATATAACCCGTCAAATGGCGAAGAAGGCCCCCTGCCGGTCTGGTCCTATGACGCCTTAAAATGCGACATTATTGAAGATTAAGGATTTTAGGGGTAATGGAAGAATATCCATCCGGAGGAGCAAAAATGTTTAAGGCCGGTCGTAATGATCCCTGCCCTTGTGGAAGCGGACAAAAATTTAAGAAATGCCACTTAGGCCGGGAAGGGGAATTATTTCTACGGAAGAATGAACCCTTACACCATGAGGCCGGGCAACAGATCTTTAGTCTTCCTCAGGTCTATTACGGGCGTTCCAAAGAAATGATAGAAGCCTTAAGCCAGGAAGGGTTGCTGGACAATTCTTTGAGCATTAAATGTATAGACTTGGGGGATTATCGCCATTTAGGGTTTTCCGGCCAGGACATCCCGGTTCAAACCCTGACTAACAGTGCCGGTATCATGGTCAATGTCTATAAGACCAGAGAAGTCGACCCCAATCATCTCTATCTGGCCATTAC includes the following:
- the hrcA gene encoding heat-inducible transcription repressor HrcA; the protein is MTIVLTQRGRSVLNAIIRDYIETAEPVGSRAISKKNDIRLSPATIRNIMADLEDIGLITHPHVSAGRVPTETGLRFYINSILELRPLAEAEKLRIQNYLRESNQEVEELLKTTSKMLAVVTEQAAVVSRPKSSATVFKHIEFIRLRDNLVLMVLVTEAGLVQNKIIEIEDNLYQPELDRLTQYLNELLSNLTLEQVKQKILDEMKKDKDDFDALLSRALEISNQAFEEESVGEVYIEGRTNLMQYPEFSQIETLRDLFKAFEEKSILIRLLEKSINASGIQIFIGSETQINEMGGCSVITASYTKGDYPIGTLGVIGPTRMNYDRVIPIVDYTAKMVSQILEKKS
- a CDS encoding ogr/Delta-like zinc finger family protein; the protein is MDEKKTTCPHCGQKMKKWKTPAASTWGTEFQYICFNDECPYFVRGWDWTMKTMKANASYRHRYNPSNGEEGPLPVWSYDALKCDIIED
- a CDS encoding SEC-C domain-containing protein, with product MEEYPSGGAKMFKAGRNDPCPCGSGQKFKKCHLGREGELFLRKNEPLHHEAGQQIFSLPQVYYGRSKEMIEALSQEGLLDNSLSIKCIDLGDYRHLGFSGQDIPVQTLTNSAGIMVNVYKTREVDPNHLYLAITPKIQDSTLIHQIAHVLDYIKGSGQQPGTYKQMGLETGIPAEHLDHSQEFGYWLDFLKNHFKVELDAEDAIISFLYQNQMLLKSEEIKAHDPTALIFHSKQIMDFMIAHKSEINNLIQNRAGYIGEQR